From the Lysinibacillus fusiformis genome, the window TTAATTTCTTCAGATAATCCTTTACCAATACCTGCACCTATTGGATTACTTGAAATTCTTATCGTTGTAACATTCATTTTCCATATTATTTTTGTGAATTTTACAATCTCATTGACTGCAGGAGCTGTTGGATTAGAAATTACGAGTATGATCAAAAAAAATAGTTTATTTGATAAAATGGCGCAAATTTGTTCATTTCATGCTTCAATACATAAGAGTATTGCAGTCGTTCTAGGAGTTGGCCCATTACTGATTGTGAGTGTCTTGTATACACAATATTTTTATTCTTCAACTATACTAATAGGAAAGGCTTGGATGAGTTTATTAATCCAACTAATTACTGCATTTCTTCTGTTATACATTTACAAGTTTACTTGGGATAAATATCAAACCAAAAAATTACTTCATATTAGTATTGGTTTCTTGGCAATGTTGATTTTATTCTTTGTGCCTCTTATTTTTATTGTCAATGTAACTTCTATGTTATATCCTGATCGTTGGGGAGAAGCAAATGGTTTTTTTGAAAGCTTAGTTTACTATCCTCAAATCTGGCAACGTTACCTACATTTCATGCTAGCAAGTTTAGCAACAGGTGGATTTTATATGTTTGTCTATTTTACTTATCAGAAGCGAAAGCAGAATAGGTTAGAAGAACATGAACAATCATTAAAACTTCTTGGTGCAAAGATAGGCTTTTGGATTACAATTGTACAGTTGGTAGCTGGTTTCTTATTATTATTTTCATTTGATACGAATATTCGTATGCTTTATTTAGGCGAGGATTTATTGT encodes:
- a CDS encoding cytochrome ubiquinol oxidase subunit I, encoding MNYLSFALISSDNPLPIPAPIGLLEILIVVTFIFHIIFVNFTISLTAGAVGLEITSMIKKNSLFDKMAQICSFHASIHKSIAVVLGVGPLLIVSVLYTQYFYSSTILIGKAWMSLLIQLITAFLLLYIYKFTWDKYQTKKLLHISIGFLAMLILFFVPLIFIVNVTSMLYPDRWGEANGFFESLVYYPQIWQRYLHFMLASLATGGFYMFVYFTYQKRKQNRLEEHEQSLKLLGAKIGFWITIVQLVAGFLLLFSFDTNIRMLYLGEDLLLTSLLIISIVLTVILCMLLYAAGYKDSTSSFLASIIVFICVVGIMGWMRHELREAYLSPYLDEHPRTEERIESTSE